The proteins below are encoded in one region of Pongo pygmaeus isolate AG05252 chromosome 20, NHGRI_mPonPyg2-v2.0_pri, whole genome shotgun sequence:
- the CADM4 gene encoding cell adhesion molecule 4, whose protein sequence is MGRARRFQWPLLLLWAAAAGPGAGQEVQTENVTVAEGGVAEITCRLHQYDGSIVVIQNPARQTLFFNGTRALKDERFQLEEFSPRRVRIRLSDARLEDEGGYFCQLYTEDTHHQIATLTVLVAPENPVVEVREQAVEGGEVELSCLVPRSRPAATLRWYRDRKELKGVSSSQENGKVWSVASTVRFRVDRKDDGGIIICEAQNQALPSGHSKQTQYVLDVQYSPTARIHASQAVVREGDTLVLTCAVTGNPRPNQIRWNRGNESLPERAEAVGETLTLPGLVSADNGTYTCEASNKHGHARALYVLVVYDPGAVVEAQTSVPYAIVGGILALLVFLIICVLVGMVWCSVRQKGSYLTHEASGLDEQGEAREAFLNGSDGHKRKEEFFI, encoded by the exons GGGCAGGACAGGAAGTACAGACAGAGAACGTGACAGTGGCTGAGGGTGGGGTGGCTGAGATCACCTGCCGTCTGCACCAGTATGATGGGTCCATAGTTGTCATCCAGAACCCAGCCCGGCAGACCCTCTTCTTCAATGGCACCCGTG CCTTGAAGGATGAGCGTTTCCAGCTTGAGGAGTTCTCCCCACGCCGGGTGCGGATCCGGCTCTCAGATGCCCGCCTGGAGGACGAGGGGGGCTATTTCTGCCAGCTCTACACAGAAGACACCCACCACCAGATTGCCACGCTCACGGTACTAG TGGCCCCAGAGAATCCTGTGGTGGAGGTCCGGGAGCAGGCGGTAGAGGGCGGCGAGGTGGAGCTCAGCTGCCTCGTTCCACGGTCCCGTCCGGCTGCCACCCTGCGCTGGTACCGGGACCGCAAAGAGCTGAAAG GAGTGAGCAGCAGCCAGGAAAATGGCAAGGTCTGGAGCGTGGCAAGCACAGTGCGGTTTCGTGTAGACCGTAAGGACGACGGTGGTATAATCATCTGCGAGGCACAGAACCAGGCGCTGCCCTCTGGACACAGCAAGCAGACGCAGTACGTGCTGGATGTGCAGT ACTCCCCCACGGCCCGGATTCATGCCTCCCAAGCTGTGGTGAGGGAGGGAGACACGCTGGTGTTGACGTGTGCTGTCACGGGGAACCCCAG GCCAAACCAGATCCGCTGGAACCGCGGGAATGAGTCTTTGCCGGAGAGGGCGGAGGCCGTGGGAGAGACGCTCACGCTGCCGGGCCTGGTATCCGCGGATAACGGCACCTATACTTGCGAGGCGTCCAATAAGCACGGCCATGCGAGGGCGCTCTACGTACTCGTGGTCTACG ACCCTGGTGCGGTGGTAGAGGCTCAGACGTCGGTTCCCTATGCCATTGTGGGCGGCATCCTGGCGCTACTGGTGTTTCTGATCATATGTGTGCTAGTGGGCATGGTCTGGTGCTCGGTACGGCAGAAGG GTTCCTATCTGACCCACGAAGCCAGTGGCTTGGATGAACAGGGAGAAGCAAGAGAAGCCTTCCTCAACGGCAGCGACGGACACAAGAGGAAAGAGGAATTCTTCATCTGA